A segment of the Lepus europaeus isolate LE1 chromosome X, mLepTim1.pri, whole genome shotgun sequence genome:
TTGTTTCATCTAGGAGCAATGTCCTTAAGTGTGCCTAATACTTTCCCTCAGTCCATTTCTGCCTCAAAGTAGAATCACATTAAGTTGTCTTTATTTGGTGGGTAGTTTTGTATTAACTTACTGCTGTGATTGAGTACCTTGAACACTGATACTATTAATATACTTGAAGAAATTTAAGACTAGGAGTGGaagatttaacattttattttgtataccTAAGAACTATTCCCAGTATCTTTCACAGGACAATCCTTTTAAAACCTCACAACAGATGCAAGCTGACCTCCCAAAACACCATGTCCACAGATAAGGCACCACAAACCACTAATTTGACCGTTCAACGTTGATTGCCTCTTTCCCCCCTTTACAATGTGCTGCCTGCCTGTAACAAAAAGTAAAAGGGACTTGCAAAGTCCCTTTTCAAATGGCACTCAGATTGGAACTTAAGCCCTCAATTCTGCACCTGCTGATATGGGGAATGATGAAGAACCAAAGTTGTAATTAGAGTCCTTTATTTAGGACCCCAGCTTCAGCTTCAGGGGTTACTCCTAACAATGGGAATGCACTGGAATACATCAATGATAAGCCCATCATTTTACAATCAAAGGAGAGGAAGAGTTAGTTCCCCAGTGTAACATATGCAAGCAATCCAAATAAAACTTCAAACTGTTCATATACCTATGCAGGTTTTAGAGCAAGGTTACTGGGTTGAACGTCCCTGCTATttcaaagaaagggaaaataaaggaatcaattaaaagaacaaaatgcaACAGCAAGGTTGTCAGCAGCTCATTCTTACCAACCCCACTTCTCAACATTATTTTATTCTCAAGCAGAGTTTAGTGACTTCACTCTAATCCTGCATCCGCATCACTGCCAAATTTGTTCTAAGAAGTTAGGAAGTCTAGCTCCTCAAATCCAGGAACCAAATTTGTGTATTTTCAGCCCAATTACTTTTGAGCCTTTTAAGCtgcatatatttatgttttgtttaaCTCATATAAACAAACCAATTTATATGTAACACTTCCtatcttttctttaagaaaactccattagggaaggagaaagaaatgtgaagacagaaatgaGTCAAGTTCTAAGATCCCTTAATACCCACAGCTACTCTTATTCAAAGAAATCAAGCTTTTTCCTGACTCACTAATCATAGCTCTAGGTCAGCATGCACCTTATAgtttaacaagaaaaacaaaaactaccaACTATATAAAGATGTTAGCTTAGTTTTTTCACCAGTTATTAAAATATCAAGTGcccaaaataaacacataccTCATTTTTCTTCCTACCAGCATTGGGAAAGACCTCACAGTGTAGGAAGGAAGAGAGTGGAAAGCAAATACCACATGCTGTGTTAGTCATTATAGGAGACTACAAGTCACAGAGATCCAGCTGTAAGGCTAATccctttagattttaaaaatattcattaaactATAATGCTCATTTTAATGTAAAACACAAAAAAGAGGGGACAATCATTGTTATTGTGGGCCAATTACATATCAAATGTAATGTTATAAGATACTGCAAATAACCTACTTGTCCTGAACATCATTTCACTGGAGGTGTTTCACTATCAATATTCAACTGTGCTGTTACAGGTGAAGTTAGACTTGATTTACCTGAGGCACAAAACCAAAATCGCATACAAGTGAACAGCCCAAGATTTAGTTGAAGTCAACATGTTAGTCCATATGAAAAATGTGATAGGTGACCGATTCCTATCTGCTAATCATTCTATTCCTCCACATGTGCTTTGGTGCTGAAAGATTTTGTGGACACTACTTCCCTTCTCTAAGGACTGAAAGTGTTGCTACTAGGCTGCTGCTCAGAAACAGGCACACCACCATCTTGATCAACATTGGCTCCTTTTTATTCAGGAAGCATACACTAAGTctttttatacattatttttacaTTCCAGAAATAAGCGAAAATAGCAGTTTTAAGTATGTTACAAAGTTGGCTTTTCGGGCTTAACAAGCTTTTTGAGAGAGGAACCAGCCAACTGACCTTTTCATCAAAGCACCAATGGATCCTCAGTCTTTTACCAAGCTCTACCACAGCTGTGGTTGTCTTGGATGTGCTGTACACCCAAACCGTGTGAAAGCTAAAATGGAGAGTTGCTGTGAATCTCTCTACAAGGCACCAAGAACAGTTCAAGCTTCCTTTCTTCAGACTGAGTCAGTTTGTGAAACTTTTCAATTGCTCTCTCAAGTAGTGCTCTCTCAGCATGAAGACTAGAATTTGTTAAAACTCATATATCACAAGATACAGTAAATTACTTCCAATATTCTGGAAATCACATGGTAGAagttataaataaatgaacactaaaattactttaagaaaaattttacatCACTTTGTAAGGACATTTACACATACAGCACGATTTATTGTTAAACATTCACACATAGATGAAGATTGATAATACAAAATGATCTGACATTTTCAATAAGTCTGGAAATAAAACTGCAGTTTTATGGTACTTAATATTAACTTTACATATTGTTGCAGATTGCTGTGCTATgccttttaaaatgagaatttctTTACCAGGGTGAAATTCCACTTGGATATGTATTCTTGCTTAAACAAACTACTAAAATCTTGAGGGACACAGCAATATCAAAGACACAACAGTAAACTGCACAATTATTATCTGCTGGGTTAAGCTAATACAAGTGAACAGAATTCTTCAGATTCCAATATCTAATAATAAAGCACTATTATGAAATGAACAAGGTGAAACATCTTAAGAATGAATAGAGTCTGCAACCAGAACACGTAGCATTTCTTTAATTCACAAATCTGCCTCGTAggcatttacaaaataaattagtTAAGCTTTCAATTTGCTTGAGGCATAACAAGTTCATAATGCCCCACCTGGCCTTCCTGTTTGAGCTGATCtaacaggtcttccttccgtcttTTTCTACCTACCACCAGGTACCTATCATGGCCCACCCCATGAGACTTACTCTTAAGACCATACTTCTGGGCAATCTGATGTATCTGTTTCCGTTCGTCATTAGTCAGCTCTGTAGAGAAAGTCAAATCCGTGTGGCTCTCGGAGCGGGCATAGTTTCTGATGATCTGTTCAATATCTCTCTTGGCAATTTTATTGACCCTCTCTACGTCAAGACCAAGGCCTTCCCGTTTATGCTGCTCTTTGACCGAGATAGGCTCCCGGATACCCTCACCGGATTTACCTAAACCACCACCCGTCCAACCCATCTTTCTCAGCAGCTGATTTCCTATGTTATCTTCTTTGATTTGTTGCTTGTAAGCTTCCTCTGCTGAGCGGCCTTGAATTTCATTTCGTGAAATCACATCTTCAACAGTTCCTTTCTTCAAGTTGTTAATGACAGTTGGCTGGGTCTTTTTGAGGGTTTTCACAGCTTCCCCAGCAGCTTCATATTTGACAGTTTTCTTGACTCCAACTGCTTCTGCAATTACTTCACTCTCTAGAATCACCTTGCACTTCCAGCGAAGGCCTGTCATCCTTTCATAGACGTATTCAACTGTCATTCGGTTAAACTGAGCAGTGTCGTTCAGTGTGCACACGGGGTTTGAAGAATTCTCGTAAACTACAAGATCCTTTATATCTTTCTTCTTTCCGGACCCTCTGGGTGAAGAGCCTGTATGGCATTGTGAACTTTTAACAGATGGGTAGGTGGGTTGTGTTTTCTGAAGAATTTTCAAAGCCTCATCAGCAGCTGCATGTTTACTTGTTTTCTTGGTTCCATAACCTTCAGCTAAGCAGTGATCTTGCAAAAACACTTGACAACGCCATGTGCGATTGGGCATCATCTCATATTTGTATTCAACTGACATTTTGTTGAATGAGGCAGAATTGTTAAGAATACCAATTGcatcatttgcattttctgtAATGACAAAATTGGTCCAGTGTTTGGCAGAAGCATTAAAAATCGGCTGCCCGGAAGCATCTTTACCTAGCACCACCAGGTCTTCCAGTGGTTTCAGAGCTGGAGGAAATTCATACGAAAGCATGCCAATCTGACACACCACAAGGTCCTCTCCAAATGTGTGCTTGAATTTCCGCCGGACAACTCGAACTTCAATACGTTTCTGCAAGAGTTTTACAGCTAGCTCAGTAGCTCGATCCCTGGACCCATTCTTGCTGCCAGCATAACCTGTAGTTAAGTAGATATTTTGGCATCTCACTTCACAAGCGTAACCATCTGTtagaagttttttatttttggggATGTCAGCAGGAGGGATTTCTTTTAGAGGAGCATATATATATTCCGGATTTGTCTTACATGCTTGAATGCAACGAGTTAACATATAGGTATAATTAATCTTATCCGATCCAGAAGTCATCTCTGGATTGGAAAGGTTCTTCCAGATAGTTGCTgttaatttttcaataaaatactgCTTCTCGGCTACCAGTGACTCAGGAAACGTCTGCGATGGTGAAGGCTCAGCAGCTGACTGAGAGTTTGCCTGCTGTGATGTGCTGCTTGGGGCAGGGTTGCCACTGTTAAAACACATGCTGCCGGTTACAGGCTGCTCTTTTGTGAAAATAAATCCTGATGAGTCACAATACTGAGAATTTCCATCTTGTATACTGAAGGAGTCTTGAGTGTAATCTTGGTAGATGTCTCTTGACATGCTGGAAAAATGTGTTTGTTCATTTACCTCTTTCGTTTGAGGGCCATGAGGATCTTCCTGTCTTTCATCATTTGAACTACTAGCTACAAAATGTACAGGCTCAAAACGAGGTCTCGCATGGAATTTGGAACCGGCTTGCTTTTTGGGAGGATTTTGACCTATGGAATGAGTGAAATTTACAATTCATTAAAATGGGAATATTTCAAAAGAACCAAGCAGGAAAATCAGTACCAACATTATTATTTTCAAACTGCCTTGTTGGTACAAGACATGTCCCACCACAAAAACTTCAAGTCATTTGAGTGAAGGGACTCAAGTATCAAGGGGTGACTCCAGAGTAAGAAGCAATGCTCCCTGTCCTTCCATGTGTAAGGGAAGATTTTTGATAGAGACCATACACTTGTATCAAGTATGTATGAGTCACTGCTACAAGACTGGGAGATCCCTTTGCACCAAATGAGCTAAAGCATGGGAAGTGTGCTGGAAGGATGTTCCAATACAATCTCGTGCCACCTATGCTGAAAAGCTCATTTAAGGGCTGCAAATGGAACAGATAGCTCTAATGCAACAGAGATGATGAGCAGAGGCACTTACAAAGCCTTACTCATTTATATCAGAGGTAGTTAATCTGATGGTGCTTTACATAGTTATgactaaaaatcaaagaaaactaaTTATCAAACTTTCCCAAAGGTTTTCAACTTCAAAACCTTAGTTCTGGCCTATTCTGCATAAAAAGGTTTTTGCTACACTTTATTTGTAGAACAAATAATAGGTGGAAACTATTGATTTATGGGGGATACCAAATTTAAAGCTATGAAAGAACTCTCTTTAGAAGCCATCCCAGAAACTAGAGCTTCCTCCCTGTAACACTGTTCAGTAAAAATCTGGTCCATTATGGACCCATCCAAGAAGATTAAGTTACTTAGATGCTCAAATGATTCCAGTATAAGGTTGTTCTATTCAGAGGGAGGTTCCATGGCATAGATTTAGAGACTAGCACTAAAGCATATCTTCAGTATTCTTAGTTTTCAGTTCTATTTAGTATCCTCAAAAAAAGtacataagtaaaaattaaaactccTTTAACTTTGTGTAAGAACCAATGTTACTTAAAATTGGACATCACACTGTTTCTTCAAATCCCACCTTCCAGAAACAAGTATACTCACCATCACAAGTTGAGAGGTGGCGTTTTTGGCCTTTGGAAGGTTTGGGCAGTACTAGGTCATATGAAGGCATCTCTCCAATATCAATAccttcagccatttggagaattttTTCCATCAAGCGTGGGCTGTacctatttaaaataatatgatttaCAATTAAAATGGAGAaggatatccttttttttttcaaagctcgTTTGAGCCAGTCTTATCATTCCTCCAACAAGACTTTACTAACAGGGTATCCTGGCTATAAaaccacagaatcagcccttaaataTTTAGGTCTCAAATGACTCACTCAGGCATCAAGATATTTCAGTATAAGAGAAGACATAGAAATATAAAATCAAGAAATGTTGGCAAAGATCTTCagtttgaatttaaaaatcagaataaacttatttttccctTTCATATACATACaataataattatattcttaTACAAGTACAATAtacatatattgtatatttttatacaatactgattataataaaaattatattttatacaagTACAGTTTTAAGAGTTGCTGGGTTGGGaacagtgttgtggtatagcaggtaaaaccgctgcctgcaacgccagcaccccttatgggtgctggttcatgtcccagatgctttgtgtcactttttaaaaaaagatttatttatttgaaagagttacagaaaggcagaggcagagagagagagaaagagaggtcttccatctgctggttcactccccaaatggcctcaatggccagagctgagccaacctgaagccaggagccagtagcttctttctggtctcccacgcgggtacaggggcccaaggacttaggccatcctccactgctttcccaggccatagcagagagctggatcagaagtggaacatctagacttgaactggcgcccatatgggatgccagaactgcagatagcagtttacctgctacagcgctgaccccaatgCTTCATGTCTGattcagtgccctgctaatggccaaggaaggcagcacaagatggcctaagtgcttgggcctttgccatccAAAAATGTAGGCAACCTGATAGagttacaggttcctggctttggcctagcccagccatggttcttgtggccatttttgggaaccagcaaatggaagaccagtatctctctctgttctttcccctctaactctgactttcaaataaataaataaaatcttaaaaaaacgtTGCTAGGTCATTGACATTCAGATTGTGGTCTTTATAATGTCTCATGAAAAGTAATCAGGATCCTTAGAGAAATGGCTGACTCTAAGTCAGGGGCAAGAAATGTCTATGATGGAGCAGGCATTAGGGCATACTGGGTTGAGCAGCAACCTGTGATGATGGCCTTCCaacagatcaagtcctggctgctccacttccaatccagctccctgctaatgtgcctgagaaagcagcagaagatggcccaagtgcttgggtccctgtcacccacgtgggagacactgatgaagctcttggatcctggcttcagcctgggccaactctagccattgtggccatttgggcagtgaactagtggatggaaattctctgtgtctttctctctgtgtaactctagaTTTCAAATAGATGACAAGGAAGTTGTCCAAGACCACAGGGCTATGTCAAATGGACTCAGAAGCCAATTTGGGTAGACTTCTACTGGCAAAGTGAGCCAACACGAGTATCAGTAAGAACAATAATAGCACTGGATTAAAGGGCATTAAATATGTTCAGAACCCATTAGCTCATAATGGTACTTACAAACACATTATTGGTCACCTTTGGAGGATAGAGGGAATAAGGCATTATTCTGCAAGCGGGTAAACATTAAAGGCAGGAAGCAAGCATTTTCCCTACATTTTCCTATACAAATTGTACCTCAGAGTAACCACAGAGTTATTGAAGAAAATCTGTTTTACAGAAGCACTCCAGCTACTAAGTGAAGAACTAATGGACCACTACCATTTTCAAACCATAATAACGTAATAGATGATCATCATGGCTGCTAAACTCAACAGGGGAAAAGTAGGTGGGTGAAAACTCAGAAACAGACCCACACAAATATTCTCAACTTATTGTTGGTAAAGGTGTAAAAGCAATTCGATTCAAATTAACAAACAGTGCCAATACAAGTGGGCATCTATAggcaactaaacaaacaaaatccacaACCTAAACTTCAAACGTTATAGAAAAAATAGCTCAAAATGCATCATGGACTTAAATGCAAAGCCATAAagctttttataaaaaacaaaggagagggggccgccactgtggcactgtgggttaacgccctggcctgaagcaccggcatcccatatgggcaccggttctagtcccggctgctcctcttccaatccagctctctgctgtggcctgggaaagcagtagaagatggcccaagtgcttgggcccctgcacccatgtgggagacctggaagaagctcctggctcctggctttggatcggcgcagctccagccattgtggccatctgggtagtgagccatcgggtggaagacctctctacctctctctgtaactctttcaaataaataaaataaatctaagaaaaaaaataaaggagaaaattgtCACGATCTAGGACTAGGCTAAAGTTCTCGTGGACCAAAAGTATGGTCCAGGAGAGGAAATAGTGATAAAACATGtctcatcaaaattaaaacacCTTGGCCTTAAAAGACCTTGTGAAGAAGATAAGAATCCAggtacagactgggagaaaatatattCAAAGCATACACTTGACAGAAGATTAATATCTAGCATAAAGATCTCAAAACTGAACAGTAACAAAGAAATCAGATTAGGAAATGAGTAAAAGACATgagcgggggggcgggggggagccattgtaatccataaactgtacttcggaaatttatattcattaaataaaagctttaaaaaaaaaagacatgagcaGAATATTTCACCCAAGAAGACAGACCAACTGCAAAGCATATAAAAAGATATCCAACATCATTAGCCACCAGGGTAATGTGATTTAAAACCCCAATGAAGGGGCCTCATCCCAGCCAGGTGGGTTAATTGGcagcctgcaacagcagcatcccatatcagagcacccattcaagtcctagttgctctgcttccaataccgTTCTctattaatgtgtctgggagggtagcggaagatggcccagatatttGGGACCCTatcacttacatgggagacctggatggagttccaggctcctgggttcagccttgcccattcctggccactgtggccatttcaggattgaaccagtggatgaaggacttctttttttttttaaagattttatttatttatttgagagttagagttacagacagtgagaaaaagagacagagagaaaggtcttccttctgttggttcactccccagatggccgcaacggccggagctgagccgatccaaagccaggagccaggtgcttcttcccagtctcccacgtgggtgcaggggcccaagcacttgggccatcttctattgctttcccaggccatagcagagagctggatcggaagtggagcagctgggactaggactggcacccatatgggatgccggcaccgtagggagaggattaacctactgcgccatggcgcggGCCCCTGGATGACCTCTTTCTGTGCGCGCCCCCTTCCAACTCTCCGTGagaccacctttcaaataaataaaaataaatcttttaaaaaaacacaatgtgATATCACTACACACCTATCAGAATGGCAAGAATGTGGAGGGTTCATTCAGACACTGCTGGTGAGGATATAAAGTTGCAGTTTCTAATAAAATCAGACATCAATTACCACATAATCTAGCAATCGTCCTCTTGGACACTTACCTCAGAGAAATAGATTTTCACTCAAAGACCTGTATACAAATGGTCATAGAAGCTTTATTTGTAGAAGCCCAAAACTGCAACCAGCCATTCTTCAAGAAGTGAATGGCTAAACTTTGGTACACACAAACCATGGACAATTATTCAGCaacaaaaaggaacaaactaGTCATACATACAATAGTGTGTACGAGTGGGAGGGAGATGGCTGTGGTTATAAAAGGACAACATGAGGGATTCTTGTGGTACTGGAACTGTCCAATATCTTGACTATGGTGGTAGATACATAAACCTATACGTGTGATAAATTCTATAGAACTAAATTACAATTACTAGTAAAACAGAGGACTGAGGAATAAGGACAATGTCCTTATCCTACTTATGGTAataaatagtaatttaaaaaatttatcactGGAGAAACTGCGTAAAGAGCACTGGACATCTCTGTGTTATTTCGACAATGGCATATGAATCTACaattatctcaataaaaaatttaataatagaGAATTttatctaaatcttttttttttttttttggacaggcagagtagaccgagagagagagagacagagaaagatcttcctttcccattggttcaccctccaatggccgctacagccggcgcaccgtgctgatccaaagccaggagccaggtgcttctcctggtctcccatgcgggtgcaggacccaagcacttgggccctccactacacttccgggccacaacagagagctggactggaagaggagcaaccgggacagaatccggcgccccgaccgggactagaaccccaggtgctggcaccacaggcagaggattagcctagtgagccgcggcgcctgcctctAAATCTTAACATCACTAAAAGTGGGACAAGCATGGCTTCTGATGTGACACAATGTGACATACAAAGCACTACCCATAAAACATTTCCGCCCACCAAATAACCGAATCTCAATCTAATCAAGCCCCTAACTCTCAGAAATACGTTAAATACCACCAAAAGAACATAACCAGCCAAATCTCGAATGAGGGACAAGTGTGtgatgacttaatttttttttatcaaataaatgatatgaaaataaaaaggaagagaaatggtTACAGGTTATAGGAAAGAGATCAAATACATTGTGTGGACTTTGTATCATGAATCAAACCAACTGTAAAAAGACATTTGagggatggacatttggcttagtagttaatATGTCAGTAAGGacacctggattcaagtcctggctccactcctgcttcAAGCTGCCTGCTGGGAAGTTTcccattgcccatgtgggagattcagattaaGTTCCTAGTTCCAGTCCAACCCATCACTGTGGGCATTTCTGTTTCCGTttacatctgtctgtctctctccaaaacaaacaaacaaaaagacttgaGAAAAAGAATTGAACATGAACCAGGCACTGGATAATTTTAAGAGATTACTACTTTGTTCAGTATTAACAATTGTactatgactttttattttttaaatttatttatttgaagggcagagttacagagagagagagagagagagggagagagagagaaaagaggaatcttccatctgctggtttacttcccaagtggctgcatcagctggagctaggccaggctgaagccaggagccaggaactccacgtggatagcaggggtccaagtgtttgggccatcttctgctgctttcccagacacattagcagggagctggaatggaagtggagcagccaggacttgaaccactctcatatgggatgctggcatcaaaggtggcaacttaacccactgcaccacaatactggtctCTTGTGACTGTAAAAAATTCTTATGAGACACAGATATATAATGAAGTATAAACAAGTGAAATATCAAAATTCTCTTCAATATTCCCCAGACTACCCTCCACTAGAAAATGGGGTAGAATAGATAACATAAGAAAGGTAGCAGAACAGATTGCTTATAATTGCCAAGTGATGAGTACATGAAAGTTCATTAAacttttctctccttttgtctgtttgaaattttccatagcaaaaagttttaaaatatatattacaaaacAGCTTCTTGTGGTATCAgggcattttaaaaagttcatgcaaaatacatattatgaaaaattatgcatgggtttcaaaatttgtggcatcaaaataaacattttgattcCAACTTTCCAGGAATTATTAAGCTTGGTTGCTTGATAGAATATCATTTTATTGCAGACAAACAAAAATCTGAGCTCAGCTCAAGTTTTAATTACCATGGGTCCTTGCTCATCCTTCCTACCTTCACAGCCTTTCCCAGCCTATAACCAAAAAAGAGATTCCTGGCAGCATTTGGGAAGAAAGTTCTGAAAACAAGTGACTATCACACCTTTACAAGAATCAGTTCTGAACATGAAGGAGGGCAATATTTGACATTCTTGGCACAGTAAGTTCCACACCCATCATATGTCTTTCCTTGCAAAGCAGAAGACAAGGAAGCCTTCCTTGACAGATTACTGGAAGTTAGCGCAACTGTAACCTGCACTTCCTACTGATATCTGCTGCTGCTAACACCCATACTTTAAATATCAAGAGTGACTCGGAACATGGCGCTGTGAGTGGCATGGAGTGTGTGGACCATGGCCTGCAGCCTGGTTGTGGCCTCGATGCCTGCTGCACCCTGCTCGCCTTTGCCCTGGTGACTATAGGCGGGTGCCATCCAGATGCTGTGCACTGGACCCGCTCTGTTCTCAGTGCGTAAATTCACAGAGAAACATGAATGGATAACAACAGAAAGTGGTATTGGGACAATGGGAATCAGCAATTTTTCACAGGAAGCTTTGGGAGATGCTGTTTATTGTAGTCTGCCTGAAGTTGggacaaaattgaaaaaacaaaacgaGTTTGGTGCTTTGGAAAGTGTGAAAGCTGCTAGTGAACTCTGTTCTCCTCAATCAGGAGAAGTAATTGAAATTAATGAAGCCCTTGTAGAAAACCCAAGACTCATGAACAAATCTTGTTATGAAGATGGTTGGCTGATCAAGATGA
Coding sequences within it:
- the NKRF gene encoding NF-kappa-B-repressing factor, producing the protein MAGGRLLLGGDFLSPPPLPPLPPPPLPPLPPPPPEPVLEQWRYSHESDWQWALRRSFICRHLHSYPGAALDQLLALSAAWTNHVFLGCRYSPRLMEKILQMAEGIDIGEMPSYDLVLPKPSKGQKRHLSTCDGQNPPKKQAGSKFHARPRFEPVHFVASSSNDERQEDPHGPQTKEVNEQTHFSSMSRDIYQDYTQDSFSIQDGNSQYCDSSGFIFTKEQPVTGSMCFNSGNPAPSSTSQQANSQSAAEPSPSQTFPESLVAEKQYFIEKLTATIWKNLSNPEMTSGSDKINYTYMLTRCIQACKTNPEYIYAPLKEIPPADIPKNKKLLTDGYACEVRCQNIYLTTGYAGSKNGSRDRATELAVKLLQKRIEVRVVRRKFKHTFGEDLVVCQIGMLSYEFPPALKPLEDLVVLGKDASGQPIFNASAKHWTNFVITENANDAIGILNNSASFNKMSVEYKYEMMPNRTWRCQVFLQDHCLAEGYGTKKTSKHAAADEALKILQKTQPTYPSVKSSQCHTGSSPRGSGKKKDIKDLVVYENSSNPVCTLNDTAQFNRMTVEYVYERMTGLRWKCKVILESEVIAEAVGVKKTVKYEAAGEAVKTLKKTQPTVINNLKKGTVEDVISRNEIQGRSAEEAYKQQIKEDNIGNQLLRKMGWTGGGLGKSGEGIREPISVKEQHKREGLGLDVERVNKIAKRDIEQIIRNYARSESHTDLTFSTELTNDERKQIHQIAQKYGLKSKSHGVGHDRYLVVGRKRRKEDLLDQLKQEGQVGHYELVMPQAN